One genomic window of Brachionichthys hirsutus isolate HB-005 chromosome 22, CSIRO-AGI_Bhir_v1, whole genome shotgun sequence includes the following:
- the nrip2 gene encoding nuclear receptor-interacting protein 2, whose product MSGAKKGDLVIGDKAILHQQRRLKQATQFTHKDSADLLPLDGLKRLGTSKDLQPHSIVQRRLLEGNITRLRGEARDPNARVRSPLADTKDGAIDAEEKSESTAEDSTEERESLGESERSLRSDDEDDSSEAAARQTAEKTGGSSTLLPALVVQCKCCETEIKASISTGSQNNRISVSCCERLGLVPSRDSSPHGAGGSVTGLQLQLGRQAVQCSAYVKEDETFELCLGLQTLLELKCCLDFSRQVLKLQGCDEELPFLSPSSDSRRRHDTNKNL is encoded by the exons ATGAGCGGGGCAAAGAAGGGTGACTTGGTCATCGGGGATAAAGCCATCCTGCACCAGCAGAGGCGTCTGAAGCAGGCGACCCAGTTCACACACAAGGACTCAGCCGACCTCCTGCCCCTGGATGGGCTGAAGAGACTGGGCACATCCAAAGACTTG CAACCTCACAGCATCGTCCAGCGTCGCCTGCTGGAGGGAAACATCACACGACTCAGAGGGGAGGCCCGGGACCCCAACGCCAGGGTCCGCTCTCCACTGGCTGACACCAAGGACGGCGCAATCGATGCCGAGGAAAAGAGTGAGAGCACCGCCGAAGATtccacagaggagagagagtctCTGGGGGAAAGTGAGCGGAGCCTACGGTCGGATGACGAAGACGACAGCAGCGAAGCCGCTGCCAGGCAGACAGCTGAGAAAACAGGGGGCAGCTCGACTCTGCTCCCAGCTCTGGTTGTTCAATGCAAG TGCTGCGAGACTGAAATCAAGGCGTCCATCAGCACTGGCAGCCAAAATAACCGCATCTCCGTCTCCTGCTGCGAGAGGCTGGG GCTGGTGCCGAGTCGGGACAGCTCACCGCACGGCGCGGGCGGCTCAGTGAcggggctgcagctgcagctcggGAGGCAGGCGGTGCAGTGTTCTGCCTATGTCAAAG AGGATGAGACATTTGAGCTGTGCCTCGGTCTACAGACTCTGTTGGAACTTAAA TGCTGTCTGGACTTTAGCCGTCAGGTCTTGAAGCTGCAGGGTTGCGACGAGGAGCTTCCCTTTCTGAGCCCTTCGTCTGACAGCCGGCGCCGACACGACACCAACAAGAACCTGTGA